In uncultured Bacteroides sp., one genomic interval encodes:
- a CDS encoding alpha-amylase family glycosyl hydrolase, protein MNKLHHLIMLSLVLSLFSCTSKKADTSENLQAGVSHPEWSRNAVIYEVNLRQYTNEGTIKAFQNHLPQLKELGVDILWFMPINPISELNRKGKLGSYYAVKNYKEVNPEFGTIADFKEMVKKAHELGFKVILDWVANHTGCDNVWLKDHPDWYMKDSLGKVVSPFNWTDTYKLDYSKKEMRAAMIDAMKFWIKECDIDGYRCDVAFEVPTDFWNDARKELDSIKPVFMLAEAEKPELNEKAFDMSYNWPLKDVMNKIAKGPKEADKAQYVHKKEKADSSAKTMNAAEELDKLLAHQDSVFPKDAYLMNHITNHDLNSWEGTEFDRLGGGVKTFAVLTYTLKGMPLIYTGQEVGMNRAFKFFEKDKAPDWTKNETFAFYQKLNELKHSQPALTAGIKGGEMVRYITESPNAYVFARKLPSSEVLVYLNLSKEPVNLSFKKEAPKGEYTNFFTGKKEALPTSLASWEYKVFVK, encoded by the coding sequence ATGAATAAATTACATCATCTTATCATGTTGTCTCTTGTTCTATCCCTTTTCTCTTGCACATCAAAGAAAGCAGATACTTCGGAAAATTTGCAAGCCGGAGTTTCTCATCCCGAATGGTCCCGAAACGCTGTTATCTACGAAGTAAATCTTCGTCAGTATACTAACGAAGGAACGATAAAAGCATTTCAGAATCATCTTCCTCAGTTAAAGGAACTTGGCGTGGATATCCTTTGGTTTATGCCTATTAACCCTATCTCGGAACTGAATCGTAAAGGTAAGCTGGGCAGTTATTATGCGGTGAAGAATTACAAAGAGGTGAATCCGGAATTTGGAACAATTGCCGATTTTAAAGAGATGGTGAAGAAAGCTCATGAACTGGGCTTTAAAGTAATACTGGACTGGGTAGCCAATCATACCGGTTGCGACAATGTGTGGTTGAAAGACCATCCGGACTGGTATATGAAAGATAGTTTGGGAAAAGTGGTTAGTCCGTTTAATTGGACAGATACCTATAAACTCGATTATTCAAAGAAAGAGATGCGTGCAGCTATGATAGATGCCATGAAATTCTGGATTAAAGAATGTGATATAGACGGATATCGTTGTGATGTGGCATTTGAAGTTCCAACTGATTTCTGGAATGACGCCCGAAAAGAGCTGGATTCTATAAAGCCGGTATTTATGTTGGCTGAAGCAGAGAAACCGGAACTTAACGAAAAGGCTTTTGATATGAGTTACAACTGGCCTTTGAAAGATGTAATGAATAAAATTGCAAAAGGTCCGAAAGAAGCCGATAAAGCACAATACGTACATAAAAAAGAGAAAGCAGATTCATCGGCTAAAACCATGAATGCCGCAGAAGAATTAGATAAATTACTGGCTCATCAGGATAGTGTATTCCCTAAAGACGCTTATCTGATGAATCATATTACTAATCACGATTTAAATTCATGGGAAGGTACTGAGTTCGACCGTCTGGGTGGTGGAGTAAAAACCTTTGCTGTGCTGACTTATACCTTGAAAGGTATGCCACTTATTTATACCGGACAGGAAGTTGGAATGAATCGCGCATTCAAATTCTTCGAAAAAGATAAGGCTCCCGACTGGACTAAAAACGAAACGTTTGCTTTCTATCAGAAACTTAATGAGCTGAAACATTCTCAGCCGGCTTTGACTGCAGGTATTAAAGGTGGTGAAATGGTGAGATATATAACAGAATCTCCTAATGCATACGTGTTTGCCCGTAAATTGCCATCTTCGGAAGTTCTTGTTTATCTCAATTTAAGTAAAGAACCGGTTAATCTGTCGTTTAAAAAAGAGGCTCCAAAGGGAGAATATACAAACTTCTTTACCGGAAAGAAGGAAGCTCTTCCTACAAGTCTGGCTTCGTGGGAATATAAAGTATTTGTGAAATGA
- a CDS encoding endonuclease produces the protein MFYNVENLFDCRHDSLKNDYEFLPNSMRAWHYGRYKQKLNNISKVVTAVGEWNPPALIGLCEVENDSVLTGLVKYSPLKEFGYRYIITHSPDERGIDVALLYQRGSFRLIDHDSIRIVFPDNPLKHTRDILHVTGQVMSGDSLDVFVCHFPSRTGGEKESEPNRMLAASLLKHYTDSLFTVRTHPNIIIMGDFNDYPYNKSISEVLNAKAPSASPEDKKLYNLMAERAKDKTFGTYKYQGEWNILDQFIVSGFLLNNKSGLCTSAKSAGISNLPFLLEKDEKYSGVKPLRTYYGMKYQGGYSDHLPVFLDFALPD, from the coding sequence ATGTTTTATAATGTAGAAAACCTTTTCGATTGCCGGCACGATAGCTTGAAGAATGATTATGAATTTCTTCCAAATTCCATGCGGGCCTGGCATTACGGAAGATACAAACAAAAGCTTAATAATATAAGTAAGGTAGTAACAGCAGTAGGAGAGTGGAATCCTCCTGCTTTAATCGGGCTCTGTGAAGTTGAAAATGATAGTGTGCTTACAGGTCTTGTTAAATATTCACCTTTAAAGGAGTTTGGATATCGTTACATAATCACCCATTCTCCTGATGAGCGCGGTATTGATGTGGCGTTACTTTATCAACGGGGGAGTTTTCGCTTAATTGATCATGACTCCATTCGGATTGTTTTTCCCGATAATCCACTGAAACATACACGAGATATTCTTCATGTAACGGGACAAGTTATGAGTGGCGATTCACTTGACGTTTTTGTTTGCCATTTTCCATCCCGAACTGGTGGGGAAAAGGAGAGTGAGCCCAATAGAATGTTAGCTGCAAGTCTGCTAAAACACTATACAGACAGTCTTTTTACCGTACGCACTCACCCTAATATTATTATAATGGGAGATTTTAATGATTACCCCTATAATAAATCAATATCAGAAGTCCTGAATGCCAAGGCACCTTCTGCTTCGCCCGAGGATAAAAAGCTATACAATCTTATGGCAGAGCGGGCAAAGGATAAAACCTTTGGAACATATAAATATCAGGGTGAATGGAATATTCTCGACCAGTTCATTGTTTCGGGCTTTCTGTTGAATAACAAAAGCGGACTGTGTACCTCAGCAAAAAGTGCCGGAATCAGTAATTTGCCTTTCCTGCTCGAGAAGGATGAAAAATATTCCGGTGTTAAGCCTTTACGCACCTATTATGGAATGAAATACCAGGGAGGATATAGTGATCATCTACCTGTTTTTCTTGATTTTGCATTACCCGACTAA
- a CDS encoding aminoacyl-histidine dipeptidase has product MSIIELKPAQVFHYFNEICQVPRPSKKEEQIIEYLKEFGKKHQLETKVDEAGNILIKKPATKGKENLQTVVLQSHIDMVCEKNSNVEHDFLTDPIQTEVDGEWLKAKGTTLGADNGIGVATELAVLAANDIEHGPIECLFTVDEETGLTGANALKKGFMSGDILINLDSEDEGELFIGCAGGANTVAEYTYQPIAAPQDYFYFKVEIKGLTGGHSGDDINKNRANANKQLIRFLSLAAEKYDLYLCEIKGGNLHNAIPREAYAVCALPMAHKESIRVDLNIFASEVEAEFAVTESNMKWVLQSESPVATAIDRDTTASLIKSLYAVFHGVFAMSQEIPGFVETSSNLASIKMPGDNIIRVETSQRSSTLSSRKDVSAAVKAAFELGGAKVSVGDGYPGWKPNPASPILKVAEEAYVRLFGVEPKVKAIHAGLECGLFLEKYPSLDMVSFGPTLRGVHSPDERMHIPSVDKFWKHLLEVLANIPASK; this is encoded by the coding sequence ATGAGTATAATAGAATTAAAACCGGCACAGGTATTTCATTATTTTAATGAGATTTGTCAGGTGCCACGTCCTTCAAAAAAGGAAGAACAAATTATAGAGTATTTAAAAGAGTTTGGTAAAAAGCACCAACTAGAAACGAAAGTAGATGAAGCGGGTAATATTTTAATAAAGAAACCGGCTACTAAAGGGAAAGAGAATCTACAGACAGTAGTTCTTCAGTCTCATATTGATATGGTATGTGAAAAGAATAGTAATGTGGAACATGATTTCCTTACAGATCCTATTCAAACAGAAGTTGATGGAGAATGGTTAAAAGCTAAAGGTACAACTCTTGGTGCTGATAATGGAATTGGGGTAGCAACAGAATTGGCTGTTCTTGCTGCTAATGATATAGAACATGGACCTATTGAGTGCTTGTTTACAGTTGATGAGGAAACCGGACTTACCGGAGCCAATGCTTTGAAAAAAGGTTTTATGTCTGGTGATATACTTATTAACCTGGATTCAGAAGACGAAGGAGAATTGTTTATCGGTTGTGCCGGTGGGGCAAACACGGTTGCTGAATATACTTATCAGCCAATAGCTGCTCCCCAGGATTATTTCTATTTTAAAGTAGAAATAAAAGGATTGACAGGTGGGCACTCCGGTGATGATATTAATAAGAATAGAGCTAATGCCAACAAACAACTGATTCGTTTCTTGTCTCTGGCTGCTGAGAAATACGATCTTTACCTTTGCGAAATAAAAGGAGGTAACCTTCACAATGCAATTCCTCGTGAAGCTTATGCAGTTTGTGCACTTCCTATGGCTCATAAAGAATCAATTCGTGTTGATCTGAATATTTTTGCTTCTGAAGTAGAAGCAGAGTTTGCCGTGACCGAATCTAACATGAAATGGGTACTTCAGTCAGAATCTCCGGTTGCTACAGCGATTGATCGTGATACAACTGCTAGTTTGATTAAATCACTTTATGCAGTATTCCATGGCGTATTTGCAATGAGTCAGGAAATTCCGGGGTTTGTTGAGACATCATCCAATCTTGCTTCAATTAAAATGCCGGGAGATAACATTATCCGTGTAGAAACCAGTCAACGTAGTTCAACTCTTTCATCACGCAAAGACGTGTCGGCTGCTGTTAAAGCTGCTTTCGAACTAGGAGGTGCCAAAGTTTCTGTGGGCGATGGTTACCCGGGATGGAAACCAAATCCGGCTTCACCAATTTTGAAAGTGGCCGAAGAGGCTTATGTTCGTCTGTTTGGTGTAGAACCAAAGGTTAAAGCCATCCATGCCGGATTGGAATGCGGATTATTCCTTGAGAAATATCCTTCATTAGATATGGTATCATTCGGACCAACTCTCCGCGGAGTTCACTCACCTGATGAGCGTATGCATATCCCTTCAGTTGATAAATTCTGGAAACATTTGCTGGAAGTATTGGCGAATATTCCTGCAAGCAAATAA
- a CDS encoding OmpH family outer membrane protein, with protein sequence MKRINYLAKGILAAVVVVMFAQCSGKKTDADESVTAMGVAPSGLKIAYVEIDTLLTKYTFWNDLNEMMMKKEENIRATLNQKARELDAEGKEFQRKVQNNAFVSRERAEQENARLVKKQQDLQELQSRLTNELQAENQKNSLQLRDSINSFLKIYNKKHKYSMIFSNTGFDNLLYADKAYNITNDIIEGLNERYAPSQKKK encoded by the coding sequence ATGAAGAGAATTAACTACCTTGCAAAAGGGATCCTAGCTGCGGTTGTGGTTGTTATGTTTGCACAATGTAGCGGAAAAAAAACAGATGCTGATGAATCTGTAACAGCTATGGGTGTTGCACCAAGCGGCCTTAAAATTGCTTACGTTGAAATCGACACACTGCTCACAAAATACACCTTCTGGAATGATCTGAATGAGATGATGATGAAGAAAGAAGAGAATATCCGTGCTACACTTAATCAAAAAGCTCGTGAACTTGATGCAGAAGGAAAAGAATTCCAACGTAAAGTACAAAACAATGCTTTTGTAAGCCGTGAAAGAGCTGAACAGGAAAATGCACGTTTAGTAAAAAAACAACAGGATTTGCAGGAATTGCAATCCAGACTTACAAACGAATTACAAGCAGAGAACCAAAAGAACAGTCTTCAATTACGTGATTCTATTAATTCTTTCTTGAAAATTTATAATAAGAAGCATAAATACAGCATGATTTTTAGTAACACTGGATTTGACAATTTACTTTATGCTGATAAGGCTTACAATATCACTAACGATATTATTGAAGGATTGAATGAAAGATATGCTCCTTCTCAAAAGAAGAAATAA
- a CDS encoding helix-turn-helix domain-containing protein, which yields MNKSSFFFSKNLVSIEDDFIMYSDINRSFVLEYPIHAEKSYICFCLEGSAEIEINLKKRVITKNEIVLIALNSIVFHRKFSDDFRVALFSISKSITEDLLNYLRKYPPVFLLKPDFPSIELSNIEMEEAMSFFQIMWNVVEDVENDHRTEMLKHLLCALLVKIHGYASKYMNNTVPVSRKEEMVRQFFLLVSEHLKESKDVSFYANKLCVSPKYLSSLVKQIVGKPAKECIDYCVVLESKLMLRSSCTIQEISQELNFPNQSFFGKYFKKHAGVSPLHYRRSILKQ from the coding sequence ATGAATAAATCATCTTTTTTTTTTAGTAAGAATTTAGTCTCTATAGAGGACGATTTTATCATGTATTCTGATATCAATAGATCTTTTGTTTTAGAATATCCTATACATGCTGAAAAATCGTATATATGTTTTTGTCTTGAAGGATCTGCTGAAATAGAAATTAATCTCAAGAAACGCGTTATAACTAAAAATGAAATAGTTTTAATAGCATTAAATTCTATAGTCTTTCATCGTAAATTTAGTGATGATTTTCGAGTTGCCTTATTTTCCATTTCAAAAAGTATTACGGAAGATTTGTTGAATTACTTACGTAAATATCCGCCTGTTTTCCTTTTGAAACCAGATTTTCCTTCTATTGAATTAAGTAATATAGAGATGGAAGAGGCTATGAGCTTTTTCCAGATTATGTGGAACGTTGTAGAAGATGTTGAGAATGATCATAGAACAGAGATGCTGAAACATCTGTTATGTGCTTTGCTTGTAAAGATTCATGGATATGCCAGTAAATATATGAATAATACTGTTCCCGTTTCTCGAAAAGAAGAGATGGTGAGGCAGTTCTTTTTATTGGTTTCCGAGCATCTGAAAGAATCCAAGGATGTTTCTTTTTACGCCAATAAGCTTTGTGTGTCTCCAAAATATTTATCATCTTTAGTGAAACAAATAGTTGGTAAACCTGCCAAGGAATGTATCGATTATTGTGTTGTTTTAGAAAGCAAGCTAATGCTTAGATCTTCGTGCACTATTCAGGAAATATCTCAGGAATTAAATTTCCCTAACCAATCTTTTTTTGGAAAATACTTCAAAAAGCATGCAGGTGTATCTCCGCTTCATTACAGGAGATCAATATTAAAACAATAA
- a CDS encoding efflux RND transporter periplasmic adaptor subunit produces MAGKDMVQEYAVTALKTSDMELKSSYPATIKGKQDIEIRPQVSGTITKLCVDEGSVVHKGQILFVIDPVQYQEAVNAAQATVNVAQANVATAKLTAENKRELAKNNIIGSYDLQMAENSLLSSKATLAQAKAQLISAKKNLSFTRVASPSNGVVGSIPFRVGSLVSSSIATPLTTVSDISDMYAYFSMTERQLLSLTNEGNSQKDILNKMSNVELQMIDGNVYGETGKVETMSGVIDQSTGSVNVRAKFPNKNRTLRSGGTGSVLIPYKMKNCIVIPQKATYEIQDKKYVYVVDSKSTVKSTPIEIFSLDDGQNYVVTSGLKAGDKIVTEGVGTLKDGMQIKEITPEQAAAKKAQAQQSSEKASK; encoded by the coding sequence ATGGCGGGAAAAGATATGGTGCAAGAATATGCAGTTACAGCTCTAAAGACCTCTGATATGGAACTAAAGAGTTCATATCCTGCTACAATAAAAGGAAAGCAGGACATCGAAATTCGTCCTCAGGTTTCAGGAACAATAACTAAATTATGTGTCGACGAAGGTTCTGTTGTACATAAAGGACAGATTCTTTTTGTTATTGATCCTGTTCAGTATCAGGAAGCTGTTAATGCTGCTCAAGCTACAGTTAATGTGGCACAAGCAAATGTAGCAACAGCTAAACTAACCGCTGAAAACAAACGTGAGTTGGCTAAAAATAATATTATAGGCTCGTATGACCTGCAGATGGCTGAAAATTCTTTATTATCTAGCAAAGCTACGCTGGCACAAGCTAAAGCACAACTAATCAGTGCAAAAAAGAATCTTTCATTTACAAGAGTTGCAAGTCCGTCGAATGGAGTTGTAGGAAGTATTCCTTTTCGTGTTGGAAGTTTAGTTAGTTCCAGCATCGCTACACCACTTACTACAGTTTCTGATATTTCAGATATGTATGCTTATTTTTCAATGACTGAAAGACAACTTTTAAGTCTTACTAACGAAGGTAATTCACAAAAAGACATACTTAATAAAATGTCAAATGTAGAATTGCAAATGATAGATGGAAACGTATATGGCGAAACTGGAAAAGTAGAAACCATGAGTGGAGTTATTGACCAAAGTACAGGTTCTGTCAATGTACGCGCTAAATTCCCTAATAAAAACCGCACTTTAAGAAGTGGAGGTACAGGGTCAGTATTGATCCCTTATAAAATGAAAAACTGTATTGTTATTCCTCAGAAAGCTACTTATGAGATACAAGATAAAAAGTATGTATATGTAGTTGATAGTAAATCAACAGTAAAAAGTACTCCTATTGAGATATTCTCATTAGATGATGGCCAGAATTATGTTGTAACATCTGGTTTGAAGGCTGGTGACAAGATTGTTACCGAAGGTGTAGGTACTCTTAAAGATGGCATGCAAATTAAGGAAATAACTCCGGAACAAGCTGCTGCAAAAAAAGCTCAGGCACAACAATCTTCTGAAAAAGCTTCTAAGTAA
- a CDS encoding efflux RND transporter permease subunit, which translates to MKLDKFINRPVLSTVISIFVVVLGIIGLVSLPVEQYPNIAPPTIQVSTMYTGANAQTVMNSVIAPLEESINGVENMTYMTSTASNNGYATINVYFKQGSDPDMAAVNVQNRVTKAQGLLPAEVTKVGVITTKRQTSMLMVFSIYSSDDKYDQTFLQNYAKINIVPQIMRVPGVGDASVMGAREYSMRIWLKPEVMAQYKLIPSDVSAALAEQNIEAAPGQFGEDGKQSFQYTMKTKGRLQKTEEFENIVIKASADGNILRLKDVARIELGAQSTSVNSYADGHNAVTCVIYQTPGSNATEIIKNVTSLMKDTEKSLPAGVKYNIIMNTNDFLFASIYEVLKTLLEAFILVVLVVYIFLQDFRSTLIPAIAIPVALIGTFLMLKLFGFSINLLTLSALVLAIAIVVDDAIVVVEAVHAKIDQGYKSSKLASIDAMSEISGAILSITLVMMSVFVPVSFMGGTSGVFYRQFGVTMAVAIGFSALNALTLSPALCAIFLKPHNKEGENNKTSFIERFHIAFNTTYEKLLEKYKGSISRIIKHKWISFGLVIISFILLVVLMKFTPSGMVPNEDTGIFMMSVNMAPGTSLERTEETMRKVNDILKTNPSIESNMLIGGFGLISGSGSSYGSFFCKLRNWDERQGKGQDVNSIIGMLYQQTASIKDAQILIFAPPMISGYSMTNGFEMNLQDKTGGSLENFSQVSQNFLAALNQRPEIARAMTSFNPNFPQYQVDVDAAKCKQAGISPGTILETLQGYYGGMYVSNFNRFGKLYRVYVQADAKYRISPETLNSIYVRNGTEMAPISQFMTIKKVYGPDVINRFNMFTSMAINGSPKPGYASGEAIKAIEEVAAQTLPTGYGYEFSGMTREEQSTGGSTTAIVFVLCLVFVYLLLSAQYESYILPLVVILSIPFGLAGAFIFAKFMGTQNDIYLQIALIMLIGLLAKNAILITEFALQRRHSGMSVTYSAILGATARLRPILMTSLAMIIGLLPLMFASGVGANGNRTLGGGAVGGMLIGVICQIFVVPGLFVAFEYLQEKIKPIETTGMDVSEAIPELEQYRNIDNE; encoded by the coding sequence ATGAAATTAGATAAATTTATAAACCGCCCGGTACTTTCAACAGTTATATCAATATTTGTTGTTGTTTTGGGTATAATCGGACTAGTATCATTACCAGTCGAACAATATCCCAACATTGCACCTCCAACCATTCAGGTTAGTACAATGTATACAGGTGCGAATGCACAGACGGTAATGAACAGTGTTATTGCTCCACTCGAAGAATCAATCAACGGCGTGGAGAATATGACATACATGACATCTACCGCTTCAAACAATGGGTATGCAACTATTAATGTATACTTCAAGCAGGGAAGCGATCCTGATATGGCAGCTGTCAATGTGCAAAACCGTGTAACAAAAGCACAGGGATTGTTACCAGCAGAAGTTACTAAGGTAGGTGTCATTACAACCAAACGTCAGACAAGTATGCTGATGGTATTTTCCATATATAGTTCAGATGACAAGTACGACCAAACATTTTTGCAGAACTATGCCAAGATAAATATCGTACCACAAATTATGCGTGTACCTGGCGTAGGTGATGCTAGTGTTATGGGTGCTCGTGAATACTCAATGCGTATATGGCTTAAGCCTGAAGTAATGGCTCAATACAAGTTAATACCAAGCGATGTATCTGCTGCACTGGCTGAACAAAATATTGAAGCTGCACCGGGACAATTTGGTGAAGACGGAAAGCAATCTTTTCAATATACAATGAAGACAAAAGGTCGTCTTCAAAAAACGGAAGAATTTGAGAATATAGTTATCAAGGCCTCTGCAGATGGAAATATCTTAAGGCTTAAAGATGTTGCGCGTATAGAACTAGGAGCACAATCAACCAGTGTAAATAGTTATGCGGACGGACATAACGCGGTAACTTGTGTTATTTACCAAACTCCTGGGTCTAATGCTACTGAAATCATCAAGAATGTGACTTCATTGATGAAGGACACAGAGAAGTCATTGCCTGCAGGAGTTAAATACAATATTATAATGAACACCAATGACTTCTTGTTTGCTTCAATTTATGAAGTACTCAAAACGTTATTGGAAGCCTTTATACTTGTAGTTTTAGTAGTATATATTTTCTTGCAGGATTTTCGTTCCACACTTATTCCGGCAATTGCTATACCGGTAGCTTTGATTGGAACTTTCTTAATGCTGAAGTTATTTGGATTCAGTATCAACTTACTAACATTGAGTGCATTGGTACTGGCCATAGCCATAGTGGTGGATGACGCCATAGTGGTGGTTGAGGCGGTTCACGCCAAAATAGACCAGGGATACAAATCATCAAAGCTAGCTTCTATTGATGCTATGAGTGAAATCTCTGGAGCTATCCTTTCCATTACTCTGGTAATGATGTCTGTGTTTGTTCCTGTTAGTTTCATGGGAGGAACTTCGGGAGTATTCTATAGGCAGTTTGGTGTAACAATGGCTGTCGCAATTGGTTTCTCAGCCTTGAATGCATTAACCCTTAGCCCGGCATTGTGTGCTATATTCCTAAAGCCTCACAATAAAGAGGGAGAGAATAATAAGACCAGTTTTATAGAACGTTTCCATATAGCTTTTAATACAACTTATGAGAAGTTACTGGAAAAATATAAAGGTAGCATATCACGAATTATCAAACATAAATGGATATCATTTGGTTTGGTTATCATAAGTTTCATTTTGCTAGTAGTATTAATGAAATTTACTCCATCAGGAATGGTGCCGAATGAAGATACCGGAATCTTTATGATGTCGGTAAACATGGCACCTGGAACATCATTGGAACGCACTGAAGAAACAATGAGAAAAGTGAACGATATTCTGAAAACCAACCCTTCGATTGAATCAAACATGCTGATTGGCGGTTTTGGACTTATATCAGGTTCAGGTAGTTCTTATGGTAGTTTTTTCTGCAAACTCCGCAACTGGGATGAACGTCAGGGAAAAGGACAGGATGTGAACAGTATTATCGGTATGCTATATCAGCAGACTGCAAGCATAAAAGATGCTCAAATACTTATCTTCGCTCCTCCAATGATTTCCGGTTATAGTATGACTAATGGTTTTGAAATGAACCTTCAGGATAAAACAGGTGGTAGTCTTGAAAACTTTAGTCAAGTATCGCAAAACTTTCTGGCTGCTTTAAATCAGCGGCCGGAGATTGCAAGAGCCATGACTTCATTTAATCCAAACTTCCCTCAATATCAAGTTGATGTAGATGCGGCTAAGTGTAAGCAAGCAGGTATTAGTCCAGGTACAATCCTTGAAACTCTTCAGGGATACTATGGCGGTATGTACGTTTCCAATTTCAACCGTTTTGGTAAATTGTACAGAGTTTATGTTCAGGCAGATGCAAAATACCGTATTAGTCCTGAAACATTAAATAGTATCTATGTTCGTAATGGTACAGAGATGGCTCCTATTAGTCAATTCATGACAATAAAGAAAGTTTATGGTCCTGATGTAATCAACAGATTCAACATGTTTACTTCAATGGCTATAAACGGATCTCCAAAACCAGGTTATGCTTCAGGAGAAGCCATCAAAGCCATTGAAGAAGTTGCCGCGCAAACTCTGCCAACCGGATATGGATATGAATTCTCCGGAATGACCCGTGAAGAACAAAGTACCGGAGGAAGTACTACCGCAATTGTATTCGTTCTGTGCCTTGTATTCGTTTACTTATTGCTTAGTGCACAATATGAAAGTTATATATTACCACTTGTAGTAATATTGTCCATTCCATTCGGTCTGGCTGGAGCATTCATATTTGCTAAGTTCATGGGAACCCAAAACGATATTTATTTGCAGATTGCGTTGATTATGTTGATTGGATTGTTAGCCAAAAATGCCATTCTAATCACAGAATTCGCTCTTCAAAGAAGACATTCAGGTATGAGTGTAACCTATTCTGCCATATTGGGTGCAACAGCTCGTTTACGTCCTATTTTAATGACATCACTGGCTATGATTATTGGTCTGCTACCTCTGATGTTTGCAAGTGGTGTTGGTGCAAACGGTAACCGTACTCTTGGTGGTGGTGCTGTGGGTGGTATGTTAATTGGTGTGATATGCCAGATATTTGTGGTACCGGGATTATTCGTTGCTTTTGAATATCTGCAGGAAAAAATCAAACCTATAGAGACGACAGGAATGGATGTCAGTGAGGCAATTCCTGAACTTGAACAATATAGAAACATTGATAATGAATAA